In a genomic window of Hyla sarda isolate aHylSar1 chromosome 2 unlocalized genomic scaffold, aHylSar1.hap1 SUPER_2_unloc_2, whole genome shotgun sequence:
- the LOC130298364 gene encoding uncharacterized protein LOC130298364 isoform X2, with protein MELKGLGFVPLLLAFWCAAWLATSYIMTVVLGHAASPLMSISDVGNVFPESILFRIGFIGTSIGTLVLTFLIYKYMVMHTEEFRGHQVLIQRILLAIVCASCFSTAVMHVLSPEEYPRIHFVSTIISITCEALYYLGQSIQMYKLPGAKKVIHHSRCTCCGLTFVCVVFYFGYETLKELFHNDEDWDEIREIPIIIIEWVMLLLILINIVTYYSTMQRLLLTVSRNSCEQPS; from the exons atggagctaaaaggactggggttcgtccccctcctgttggcgttttggtgtgcggcctggcttgccaccagctacatcatgacggtcgtcctcggccatgcagcctcgccactgatgagcatcag tgacgtgggaaatgtctttcccgaaagcatattattcagaattggattcatagggacgtccattggcactttggtactaacctttcttatttataagtatatggttatgcatactgaagagttcaggggtcatcaggtcctgatccagaggatcctgctggccattgtgtgcgcctcctgtttttccacagctgttatgcatgtattgtcccccgaagaatatcccaggatacactttgtcagcacgataatttccattacatgtgaagccttatactaccttgggcagtccatccagatgtataaattaccaggagcaaaaaaagtcatccaccatagtagatgcacctgctgtggcctgacttttgtctgtgtagttttctattttggatatgaaacattaaaggaattattccataatgatgaagactgggacgagatccgtgaaatccccatcataatcatcgagtgggtgatgcttctactgatcctgataaacatcgtgacctattattccaccatgcagaggttattgttgaccgtctccagaaacagctgcgaacagccatcctga